From Pseudomonas sp. B21-028, one genomic window encodes:
- a CDS encoding amino acid ABC transporter permease, whose amino-acid sequence MAYQFDFLPVMQNTELLLRGALFTLELTAIGALLGIGLGIVGAVVRAWKIRPFAAMFGVYVELIRNTPFLVQLFFIFFGLPSLGVQISEWQAAVLAMVINLGAYSTEIIRAGIQAVPHGQLEAAAALAMSRFEAFRHVVLLPALGKVWPALSSQIIIVMLGSAVCAQIATEELSFAANFIQSRNFRAFETYALTTLIYLCMALLIRQLLNWVGRRCLYKSSARSDQ is encoded by the coding sequence ATGGCTTATCAGTTCGATTTTCTGCCGGTGATGCAAAACACCGAGCTGCTGTTGCGCGGTGCGCTGTTCACCTTGGAACTGACGGCCATCGGCGCGTTGCTCGGGATCGGCCTGGGCATCGTCGGCGCCGTGGTGCGGGCGTGGAAGATCCGCCCGTTCGCGGCGATGTTCGGGGTGTACGTGGAGCTGATCCGCAACACACCGTTCCTGGTGCAGCTGTTTTTCATCTTTTTCGGCCTGCCGTCCCTGGGCGTGCAGATTTCCGAATGGCAGGCGGCGGTCCTGGCCATGGTGATCAACCTCGGCGCCTACTCCACCGAAATCATCCGCGCCGGCATCCAGGCTGTCCCCCACGGGCAGTTGGAAGCCGCCGCGGCCCTGGCGATGAGTCGTTTCGAAGCCTTTCGTCACGTGGTGCTGCTGCCGGCGCTGGGCAAGGTCTGGCCGGCCTTGAGCAGTCAGATCATCATCGTCATGCTCGGCTCGGCGGTCTGTGCGCAGATCGCCACCGAAGAGTTGAGTTTTGCCGCCAACTTCATTCAATCGCGCAATTTCCGCGCCTTTGAAACCTATGCACTGACCACACTGATCTATCTGTGCATGGCGTTGTTGATCCGCCAGTTACTGAACTGGGTGGGCCGTCGCTGCCTGTACAAGAGCAGCGCCAGGAGCGACCAATGA
- a CDS encoding transporter substrate-binding domain-containing protein, which produces MIQRCSALLTVLFASLMLCQLPAHADGLEDVVKRGTLKVAVPQDFPPFGSVGPDMKPRGLDIDTAKLLADQLKVKLELTPVNSTNRIPFLTTGKVDLVISSLGKNPEREKVIDFSSAYAPFYLAVFGPPEAAINGLDDLKGKTVSVTRGAIEDIELTKVAPEGTTIKRFEDNNSTIAAYLAGQVDLIASGNVVMVAISERNPKRVPALKVKLKDSPVYVGVNKNEPALLDKVNRILATAKTDGSLEKNAQTWLKQPLPADL; this is translated from the coding sequence ATGATCCAGCGTTGCAGCGCCCTGCTCACCGTTCTGTTTGCCAGCCTGATGCTCTGCCAGTTGCCCGCCCATGCCGACGGGCTGGAGGACGTGGTCAAGCGCGGCACCCTCAAAGTCGCGGTGCCCCAGGACTTCCCGCCGTTCGGCTCGGTAGGCCCGGACATGAAGCCCCGCGGCCTGGACATCGATACCGCGAAGCTGCTGGCCGACCAGCTCAAGGTCAAACTTGAGCTGACCCCGGTCAACAGCACCAATCGCATCCCGTTCCTGACCACCGGCAAGGTCGACCTGGTGATCTCCAGCCTGGGCAAGAACCCGGAGCGCGAGAAGGTCATCGATTTTTCCAGCGCCTACGCACCGTTCTACCTCGCCGTGTTCGGCCCGCCCGAGGCCGCCATCAATGGCCTGGACGACCTCAAGGGCAAGACCGTCAGCGTCACCCGGGGCGCCATCGAAGACATCGAGCTGACCAAGGTCGCCCCGGAAGGCACCACCATCAAGCGCTTCGAAGACAATAACTCGACCATCGCGGCCTATCTCGCCGGCCAGGTGGACCTGATCGCCAGCGGCAACGTGGTGATGGTCGCCATCAGCGAGCGCAACCCCAAGCGTGTCCCGGCGCTGAAAGTGAAACTCAAGGACTCGCCGGTGTACGTCGGCGTGAACAAGAACGAGCCCGCGCTGCTGGACAAGGTCAACCGGATCCTCGCCACGGCCAAGACCGATGGCAGCCTGGAGAAAAACGCCCAGACCTGGCTCAAGCAGCCGCTGCCGGCCGATCTCTGA
- the rho gene encoding transcription termination factor Rho, which yields MNLTELKQKPITELLELAEQMGIENMARSRKQDVIFSLLKKHAKSGEEISGDGVLEILQDGFGFLRSADASYLAGPDDIYVSPSQIRRFNLRTGDTIVGKIRPPKEGERYFALLKVDTINFDRPENAKNKILFENLTPLFPTVRMKMEAGNGSTEDLTGRVIDLCAPIGKGQRGLIVAPPKAGKTIMLQNIAANIARNNPEVHLIVLLIDERPEEVTEMQRTVRGEVVASTFDEPPTRHVQVAEMVIEKAKRLVEHKKDVVILLDSITRLARAYNTVIPSSGKVLTGGVDAHALEKPKRFFGAARNIEEGGSLTIIATALVETGSKMDEVIYEEFKGTGNMELPLDRRIAEKRVFPAININRSGTRREELLTADDELQRMWILRKLLHPMDEVAAIEFLVDKLKTTKTNDEFFLSMKRK from the coding sequence ATGAATCTGACTGAACTCAAGCAAAAGCCGATTACCGAACTGCTCGAATTGGCCGAACAGATGGGCATAGAAAATATGGCCCGTTCGCGCAAGCAGGACGTGATTTTCTCCCTGCTCAAGAAGCACGCGAAGAGCGGCGAGGAAATCTCCGGTGATGGCGTGCTGGAGATTCTCCAGGACGGCTTCGGCTTCCTCCGTTCCGCGGACGCTTCCTACCTCGCCGGCCCGGACGATATCTACGTCTCGCCGAGCCAGATCCGTCGCTTCAACTTGCGCACCGGTGACACCATCGTTGGCAAGATCCGCCCTCCGAAGGAAGGCGAGCGTTATTTCGCGCTGCTCAAGGTCGACACGATCAACTTCGATCGTCCGGAAAACGCGAAGAACAAGATTCTTTTCGAAAACCTGACCCCGCTGTTCCCGACCGTGCGCATGAAGATGGAAGCCGGTAACGGTTCCACCGAAGACCTCACCGGTCGTGTCATCGACCTGTGTGCCCCTATCGGCAAAGGCCAGCGCGGTCTGATCGTGGCGCCGCCGAAAGCCGGCAAGACGATCATGCTGCAGAACATCGCGGCCAACATCGCCCGCAACAATCCTGAAGTTCATCTGATCGTGCTGCTGATCGACGAGCGTCCGGAAGAAGTGACGGAGATGCAGCGTACCGTGCGCGGCGAAGTGGTCGCCTCGACGTTCGACGAGCCGCCGACCCGCCACGTGCAGGTTGCCGAAATGGTGATCGAGAAGGCCAAGCGCCTGGTCGAGCACAAGAAGGACGTGGTCATCCTGCTGGACTCCATCACCCGTCTGGCCCGTGCCTACAACACCGTGATCCCGAGCTCCGGCAAGGTACTGACCGGTGGTGTCGATGCCCACGCCCTGGAGAAGCCGAAGCGTTTCTTCGGCGCCGCGCGCAACATCGAAGAAGGCGGCTCGCTGACCATCATCGCCACCGCACTGGTTGAAACCGGTTCGAAGATGGACGAAGTGATCTACGAGGAATTCAAGGGTACCGGCAACATGGAACTGCCCCTGGACCGTCGCATTGCCGAGAAGCGCGTGTTCCCGGCCATCAACATCAACCGCTCCGGCACTCGCCGTGAGGAGCTGCTGACGGCCGATGACGAGCTGCAGCGCATGTGGATCCTGCGCAAGCTGCTGCATCCGATGGACGAAGTGGCTGCCATCGAGTTCCTGGTCGACAAGTTGAAGACGACCAAGACCAACGATGAGTTCTTCTTGTCGATGAAGCGTAAGTAA
- a CDS encoding gamma-glutamylcyclotransferase: MTAIETAISCALYPPRLDLGAQLTREQLLASMQSTMRLHQGGPVWLFAYGSLIWRPECTAVERIRGRVHGYHRGLYLWSHEHRGTPELPGLVFGLDRGGSCSGFAYRLPEENLEDSLFALWQREMPVPSYRPHWLSCRLENGNRVQALGFVLERHLPSYAGNLPDHVLSQVFESACGRFGTTRDYVEQTIHALRSHAMPDRNLEARLKRCRSTLDQATASRL; encoded by the coding sequence ATGACCGCTATCGAAACCGCCATTAGCTGCGCCCTGTATCCGCCACGACTCGACCTGGGCGCGCAACTGACCCGAGAACAATTGCTCGCTTCGATGCAATCGACCATGCGTCTTCACCAAGGCGGTCCGGTCTGGCTGTTCGCCTATGGTTCATTGATCTGGCGGCCGGAATGCACGGCAGTGGAGCGGATACGTGGGCGGGTCCACGGTTATCATCGCGGTTTGTACCTGTGGTCCCATGAGCATCGCGGCACGCCGGAGTTGCCGGGGCTGGTGTTCGGGCTGGATCGCGGCGGCTCATGCAGCGGTTTTGCCTACCGATTGCCGGAGGAGAATCTCGAGGACTCGTTGTTTGCCTTGTGGCAACGGGAGATGCCGGTTCCGTCCTATCGTCCGCACTGGCTCAGTTGCCGGCTTGAGAACGGCAACCGCGTGCAGGCCTTGGGCTTTGTGCTGGAGCGACACCTGCCCAGCTACGCCGGCAACCTGCCGGACCATGTGCTGAGCCAGGTGTTCGAAAGTGCCTGCGGGCGTTTCGGCACGACTCGCGATTATGTCGAGCAGACCATTCACGCCCTGCGTAGCCACGCCATGCCGGATCGGAATCTGGAGGCGCGGCTCAAGCGTTGCAGATCAACCCTCGATCAGGCCACCGCTTCGCGGCTCTGA
- the trxA gene encoding thioredoxin TrxA: MSSDLIKHVSDASFEADVLKAEGAVLVDYWAEWCGPCKMIAPVLDEIAETYKGKLTVAKLNIDENQETPAKHGVRGIPTLMLFKNGNVEATKVGALSKSQLAAFLDANI, from the coding sequence ATGAGCAGCGATCTGATCAAACACGTTAGCGACGCTAGCTTCGAGGCTGACGTACTCAAGGCCGAAGGCGCTGTACTGGTGGACTATTGGGCTGAGTGGTGCGGTCCGTGCAAGATGATCGCTCCGGTCCTGGACGAAATTGCCGAGACCTACAAGGGCAAGCTGACCGTCGCCAAGCTGAACATCGACGAAAACCAGGAAACCCCGGCCAAGCACGGCGTGCGTGGTATTCCGACGCTGATGCTGTTCAAGAACGGCAACGTCGAGGCCACCAAGGTCGGTGCGCTGTCGAAGTCGCAACTGGCTGCTTTCCTCGACGCCAACATCTAA
- the ubiD gene encoding 4-hydroxy-3-polyprenylbenzoate decarboxylase, producing MKFKDLRDFVQQLEQRGELKRIQVPISPVLEMTEVCDRTLRAKGPALLFENPTGYDIPVLGNLFGTPERVAMGMGAESVDELREIGKLLAFLKEPEPPKGLKDAWSKLPIFRKIISMAPKVVKDAICQEVVIEGDDVDLAMLPVQTCWPGDVGPLITWGLTVTKGPNKDRQNLGIYRQQVIGRNKVIMRWLSHRGGALDYREWCEKHPGQPFPVSVALGADPATILGAVTPVPDSLSEYAFAGLLRGNRTELVKCRGNDLQVPATAEIILEGVIHPGEMADEGPYGDHTGYYNEVDSFPVFTVERITHRIKPIYHSTYTGRPPDEPAILGVALNEVFVPILQKQFPEITDFYLPPEGCSYRMAVVTMKKSYPGHAKRVMLGVWSFLRQFMYTKFVIVTDDDINARDWNDVIWAITTRMDPKRDTVMIDNTPIDYLDFASPVSGLGSKMGLDATHKWPGETTREWGRVIVKDEAVTQRIDAIWNQLGID from the coding sequence ATGAAATTCAAGGATCTTCGGGATTTCGTGCAGCAGCTTGAGCAGCGCGGCGAGTTGAAACGCATCCAGGTTCCCATCTCTCCCGTGCTGGAGATGACGGAAGTCTGCGACCGCACGTTGCGGGCCAAAGGCCCGGCGTTACTGTTCGAGAACCCAACGGGCTATGACATACCGGTGCTGGGCAACCTGTTCGGCACGCCGGAGCGCGTGGCCATGGGCATGGGCGCCGAGTCGGTCGACGAGCTGCGCGAGATCGGCAAGTTGCTGGCGTTCCTCAAGGAGCCCGAGCCACCCAAGGGCCTGAAGGACGCCTGGTCCAAATTGCCGATTTTCCGCAAGATCATTTCCATGGCGCCGAAAGTCGTCAAGGACGCGATCTGCCAGGAGGTGGTGATCGAGGGTGATGATGTCGACCTCGCGATGCTCCCGGTGCAGACCTGCTGGCCGGGCGATGTGGGGCCGCTGATCACCTGGGGCCTGACCGTCACCAAAGGCCCGAACAAGGATCGCCAGAACCTCGGTATCTATCGCCAGCAGGTGATTGGTCGCAACAAGGTCATCATGCGTTGGCTGAGCCACCGCGGCGGTGCGCTGGACTATCGTGAGTGGTGCGAAAAACACCCCGGCCAGCCCTTCCCGGTGTCCGTGGCCCTGGGCGCGGACCCGGCGACTATTCTCGGGGCGGTCACGCCAGTGCCGGACAGCCTCTCCGAATACGCCTTCGCCGGCCTGCTGCGTGGCAACCGCACCGAATTGGTGAAGTGCCGCGGCAACGACCTGCAAGTCCCGGCCACCGCCGAGATCATCCTCGAGGGTGTGATCCATCCGGGTGAAATGGCCGATGAAGGTCCCTACGGCGACCACACCGGCTACTACAACGAAGTCGACAGCTTCCCGGTGTTCACCGTCGAGCGCATCACCCATCGGATCAAACCGATCTACCACAGCACCTATACCGGCCGTCCGCCCGATGAGCCGGCCATCCTCGGTGTGGCGCTGAACGAAGTGTTCGTGCCGATCCTGCAAAAGCAATTCCCGGAGATCACCGACTTCTACCTGCCGCCGGAAGGTTGCTCGTACCGCATGGCCGTGGTGACCATGAAGAAGTCGTATCCAGGGCACGCCAAGCGGGTGATGCTGGGTGTCTGGTCGTTTCTGCGACAGTTCATGTACACCAAGTTCGTTATCGTCACTGACGACGATATCAATGCACGGGACTGGAACGACGTGATCTGGGCCATCACCACGCGCATGGATCCCAAGCGCGACACGGTGATGATCGACAACACGCCGATCGACTACCTCGACTTCGCTTCGCCGGTCTCCGGCCTGGGGTCGAAGATGGGGCTCGATGCCACGCATAAATGGCCCGGAGAAACCACCCGTGAGTGGGGCCGGGTCATCGTCAAGGATGAAGCCGTTACTCAACGGATCGATGCCATTTGGAATCAGTTAGGAATAGATTGA
- a CDS encoding FadR/GntR family transcriptional regulator, protein MNSISRAVPEVALQGIRKLIADEGFGPGDALPSQRDLALQLGVSRASLREALSSLSALGMISVQPGKGVFVQSSVEVSRGEPTPGWPFAAQVSPLDIFQLRYALEGFAAGMAAMTLSPDELDVLGDNVEAMRRELKSGDFDAAARLDFEFHRRILQAGGNQAMLNILTASAEIFLESQKLPFIRAQRALETWQEHRKILRALSRRASGSAQKAMQDHVRNAALRTGICFVTPATP, encoded by the coding sequence ATGAATTCCATCTCTCGTGCGGTTCCCGAAGTGGCCTTGCAAGGCATCCGCAAACTGATCGCCGATGAAGGCTTCGGTCCGGGGGATGCGCTGCCGTCGCAACGGGACCTGGCGCTGCAGCTGGGCGTGAGTCGGGCGTCGTTGCGTGAGGCCCTGTCGTCATTGAGCGCGTTGGGGATGATCAGCGTGCAGCCGGGCAAAGGAGTATTCGTGCAATCGTCAGTGGAGGTTTCGCGGGGTGAGCCGACACCGGGCTGGCCGTTCGCGGCCCAGGTCTCGCCACTGGATATCTTCCAGCTGCGCTATGCCCTGGAAGGCTTCGCGGCCGGAATGGCGGCGATGACGCTGAGCCCCGATGAGCTCGATGTGCTGGGAGACAACGTCGAGGCCATGCGCCGGGAGCTGAAATCAGGGGACTTCGACGCGGCGGCGCGGCTCGATTTCGAGTTTCATCGGCGAATCCTGCAGGCCGGCGGCAACCAGGCAATGCTGAACATCCTCACCGCCAGCGCCGAGATATTCCTGGAGAGCCAGAAGTTGCCGTTCATCAGGGCGCAAAGGGCCCTGGAAACCTGGCAGGAGCATCGAAAAATCCTGCGGGCGCTGTCCCGGCGTGCCTCGGGCTCCGCCCAGAAAGCCATGCAGGACCACGTCCGTAACGCTGCACTGCGCACCGGAATCTGCTTCGTCACCCCGGCCACCCCATGA
- a CDS encoding CDP-6-deoxy-delta-3,4-glucoseen reductase, with translation MRVTLQPSGAVLEIRPAERILDGARRLGYECPQSCRNGNCHVCGALLVEGRVEQAGDVRDHGEIFTCIAEPLEDCVVLWDGVLAPGELPVRRLACQVIGCVDVGGDVWRVSLRAPAGKPPRYHAGQYLMIERENGDKSAFSLASAPHSGRDLQLHVLVRENSAKALLEQLQRNPNVHVEMPFGDTHLSELPDGPLVLIAAGTGMAQMHSLIEHCRAEGFKHPVHLYWGVRRPDDFYEIEHWDEWKKLPNLFLHKVVSDLCGWEGRCGMLHEAVCEDISDLSGVHVYASGSPAMIYATLDALVEAGMDAHQMRADVFAYAPRG, from the coding sequence ATGCGTGTGACCTTGCAGCCATCCGGTGCGGTGCTGGAGATACGGCCCGCCGAGCGAATTCTCGATGGTGCGCGGCGCCTGGGCTATGAGTGCCCGCAAAGCTGCCGCAACGGCAACTGCCATGTCTGTGGCGCGTTGCTGGTGGAAGGCCGCGTGGAGCAGGCTGGCGACGTGCGTGATCACGGAGAGATCTTCACCTGCATCGCCGAGCCCCTGGAGGACTGTGTGGTGTTGTGGGACGGGGTGTTGGCGCCGGGCGAGTTGCCGGTGCGTCGCTTGGCGTGCCAAGTCATTGGTTGTGTCGATGTGGGTGGCGATGTCTGGCGGGTCAGCCTGCGTGCGCCGGCGGGCAAGCCGCCGCGCTATCACGCTGGGCAGTATCTGATGATCGAGCGGGAGAATGGCGATAAGTCGGCATTCTCCCTGGCGTCGGCGCCGCATTCGGGGCGCGATCTGCAATTGCACGTGCTGGTGCGCGAAAACAGTGCGAAGGCGCTGCTGGAGCAACTGCAGCGCAACCCCAACGTTCATGTCGAAATGCCTTTTGGCGATACTCACTTGTCCGAATTGCCCGACGGCCCCTTGGTGTTGATCGCCGCCGGTACCGGCATGGCGCAGATGCACAGCCTGATCGAGCACTGCCGGGCAGAAGGCTTCAAGCATCCGGTGCATCTCTATTGGGGCGTGCGGCGGCCGGACGATTTCTATGAAATCGAGCATTGGGACGAGTGGAAGAAACTGCCGAACCTGTTCCTGCACAAGGTCGTCAGCGACTTGTGTGGCTGGGAAGGGCGCTGCGGGATGCTCCACGAAGCGGTTTGCGAAGACATCAGTGACCTCTCTGGCGTGCACGTCTACGCCAGCGGTTCGCCGGCCATGATCTACGCCACCCTCGACGCACTGGTGGAAGCCGGGATGGACGCCCACCAGATGCGCGCCGACGTGTTTGCCTACGCGCCTCGCGGCTGA
- the glpT gene encoding glycerol-3-phosphate transporter — MFAFFRPAAHQAPLPEEKIDSTYRRLRWQIFAGIFIGYAGYYLLRKNFTLAFPDLIAQGYTKGQLGVAVSAIAIAYGLSKFLMGIVSDRSNPRYFLPFGLVMSAAVMFVFGFAPWATSSVTIMFILLFINGWAQGMGWPPSGRTMVHWWSQKERGGVVSVWNTAHNVGGGLIGPLAILGMGWFNDWHSKFYVPAAVALLVAVFAFIVMRDTPQSTGLPPIEKYKNDYPEGYDASHENEFSAKEIFVKYVLRNKMLWFIALANVFVYLLRYGILDWAPTYLKEVKHFDFDKTSWAYFLYEWAGIPGTLLCGWMSDKIFRGNRGLTGMVFMALVTVATLVYWLNPPGNPMVDMISLFAIGFLIYGPVMLVGLQALELVPKKAAGTAAGFTGLFGYLGGSVAASALMGYTVDYFGWNGGFILLIAACLLAMAFLAPTLGHKQVSSQSREAVA, encoded by the coding sequence GATTTTCATTGGGTATGCGGGTTACTACCTGCTGCGCAAGAACTTCACCCTGGCATTTCCAGACCTCATCGCCCAAGGCTATACAAAGGGCCAGCTCGGCGTGGCGGTGTCGGCGATTGCGATCGCCTACGGTCTTTCCAAGTTTCTGATGGGCATCGTGTCCGACCGTTCCAACCCTCGCTACTTCCTGCCCTTTGGCCTGGTGATGTCCGCCGCGGTGATGTTCGTGTTCGGTTTCGCACCGTGGGCGACGTCCAGCGTGACTATCATGTTCATCCTGTTGTTTATCAACGGCTGGGCGCAAGGCATGGGTTGGCCACCGAGCGGGCGAACCATGGTGCACTGGTGGTCGCAGAAAGAACGCGGCGGAGTGGTTTCGGTATGGAACACCGCGCATAACGTCGGCGGCGGCCTGATCGGCCCGTTGGCGATCCTCGGCATGGGGTGGTTCAACGACTGGCACAGCAAGTTCTACGTGCCGGCCGCCGTAGCCCTGCTGGTGGCTGTATTTGCCTTCATTGTCATGCGCGATACCCCGCAATCAACGGGGTTGCCGCCCATCGAGAAATACAAGAACGATTACCCGGAAGGTTACGACGCCAGCCACGAGAACGAATTCAGCGCCAAGGAAATCTTCGTCAAATACGTGCTGCGCAACAAAATGCTCTGGTTCATCGCACTGGCCAACGTCTTCGTCTATTTGCTGCGCTACGGCATCCTGGACTGGGCGCCGACCTATCTTAAAGAGGTCAAGCACTTCGACTTCGACAAGACGTCCTGGGCTTACTTCCTGTACGAATGGGCAGGGATCCCGGGCACGCTGCTGTGCGGCTGGATGTCGGACAAGATCTTCCGTGGCAACCGTGGCCTGACGGGTATGGTGTTCATGGCGCTGGTGACGGTCGCAACCCTGGTGTACTGGCTGAATCCACCGGGCAACCCGATGGTCGACATGATCTCGTTGTTCGCGATCGGCTTCCTGATCTATGGCCCGGTGATGCTGGTGGGCCTGCAGGCGCTGGAATTGGTACCCAAGAAAGCGGCCGGTACGGCTGCCGGTTTTACCGGCCTGTTCGGTTACCTGGGCGGTTCAGTCGCGGCCAGTGCCCTGATGGGCTACACGGTGGACTATTTCGGCTGGAACGGTGGCTTCATCCTGCTGATCGCCGCATGCCTGCTGGCCATGGCGTTCCTCGCGCCAACCCTGGGGCACAAGCAAGTCAGCAGTCAGAGCCGCGAAGCGGTGGCCTGA
- a CDS encoding acyltransferase family protein: protein MHTFGNRRDIDGLRALAVIPVVLFHFGFGAFSGGFVGVDVFFVISGFLITSILFREISAQRFSFVDFWARRARRILPALSVVLLASLAVGWLLLTAKDFSELGRTVRYQSLFISNILFMREDGYFAPASDLKPLLHTWSLAVEEQYYIFFPLLMVLLMRHVRHWRWMLFALLLISFGLNIAYIDRKPDVAFFSLPTRAWELLCGAMLAVLPAPRRAVQPWVCQFVAVAGLAAVLAAVFTFDETTVFPGWAALFPVLGATALIWSGARCSTWVAQVLSTRALVWVGLLSYSFYLWHWPVYVYANAISIDGIQPWEAAGWILLALVLAWLSWHFVELPFREKRLLAGRKPVLVGGLLAMTALAVTGSVVRSADGFPQRLTGKAMEYAQAREWRAGQMECMLVTSDKRLDKACLLGGHKDAPATRLFWGDSHAAALLPAIESSIAHGSGPVWLYSMSACPPILSDDPRPRCKDFNERTMEQVRHLKIKDVVLASNWSLYVYGREDGDKKVLLDPRDNTAEAEARMAAALKARVAAIRATGAQVWLFKEVPLQRKGAIGRLTSLARIGRSAEGLGRPISEHLARQHFLSALFDSMKAADPGVHVIDPTPLMCSDRVCPIEANGYSQYRDEDHLSDLGSTRLGPLFAPLLLGTADN from the coding sequence ATGCATACGTTTGGCAACCGCCGCGACATTGATGGCTTGAGGGCGCTGGCCGTTATTCCGGTAGTTCTGTTTCACTTCGGTTTTGGCGCATTCAGTGGCGGTTTCGTCGGCGTCGATGTCTTCTTCGTCATTTCCGGGTTCCTGATCACCAGCATCCTGTTTCGCGAGATCAGTGCGCAGCGTTTCAGCTTCGTCGATTTCTGGGCGCGTCGGGCGCGACGTATCCTCCCGGCCTTGAGCGTGGTGCTGCTGGCTTCGTTGGCCGTGGGCTGGTTGCTGTTGACGGCCAAGGACTTTTCAGAGCTTGGCAGGACGGTTCGTTATCAATCGCTGTTTATCTCAAACATCCTGTTCATGCGTGAAGATGGCTATTTCGCGCCTGCCTCGGATTTGAAGCCGCTGCTTCACACTTGGTCCCTGGCTGTTGAAGAACAGTACTACATCTTTTTTCCATTGCTGATGGTGCTGCTGATGCGCCATGTTCGCCATTGGCGTTGGATGCTGTTTGCCCTGCTGCTGATTTCTTTCGGGCTGAATATCGCTTACATCGACCGCAAGCCTGACGTCGCTTTCTTCTCGCTGCCGACCCGCGCCTGGGAGCTTTTATGCGGGGCGATGCTCGCGGTCCTGCCTGCGCCCAGACGCGCTGTTCAACCGTGGGTCTGCCAATTCGTCGCCGTGGCTGGGTTGGCGGCGGTGCTGGCAGCGGTTTTCACCTTCGACGAAACAACGGTGTTTCCAGGCTGGGCCGCTTTATTTCCTGTGCTCGGTGCCACGGCGTTGATCTGGTCGGGCGCTCGGTGTTCAACCTGGGTCGCTCAGGTGTTAAGTACCAGGGCTCTGGTCTGGGTTGGTTTGCTTTCCTATTCCTTTTACCTGTGGCATTGGCCGGTCTACGTCTATGCCAACGCCATCTCCATCGACGGAATCCAGCCCTGGGAGGCGGCGGGCTGGATTCTGCTGGCACTGGTTCTTGCCTGGCTGAGTTGGCATTTCGTTGAGCTTCCGTTCCGTGAGAAACGCTTGCTGGCCGGACGCAAGCCAGTGTTGGTGGGAGGGCTGCTGGCCATGACCGCCCTGGCTGTAACGGGTTCGGTGGTGCGGTCGGCGGATGGTTTTCCTCAGCGCCTTACCGGTAAAGCAATGGAGTACGCGCAGGCACGGGAGTGGCGAGCGGGGCAGATGGAGTGCATGTTGGTGACTTCAGACAAACGTCTGGACAAGGCATGCCTGCTGGGCGGGCACAAGGACGCCCCGGCGACCCGGCTGTTCTGGGGCGACAGCCACGCTGCGGCGCTGTTGCCGGCGATTGAAAGTAGCATCGCGCACGGTAGTGGCCCGGTCTGGCTTTACAGCATGAGCGCCTGCCCGCCAATTCTCAGCGATGACCCGAGGCCGCGTTGCAAGGATTTCAACGAGCGGACCATGGAGCAGGTTCGTCACCTGAAGATCAAGGACGTGGTGCTGGCATCCAACTGGAGCCTTTATGTCTACGGTCGTGAGGACGGCGACAAGAAGGTGTTGCTCGATCCCCGCGACAATACCGCCGAAGCCGAGGCGCGCATGGCCGCAGCGCTCAAGGCACGCGTCGCAGCAATCAGGGCGACGGGTGCGCAAGTCTGGTTGTTCAAGGAGGTGCCATTGCAGCGTAAGGGTGCCATCGGCCGACTGACGAGCCTGGCGCGGATAGGGCGTTCAGCCGAGGGGCTGGGCCGCCCGATCTCGGAACACCTGGCACGCCAACATTTCCTGAGCGCTTTGTTCGACTCGATGAAGGCAGCCGACCCCGGGGTACATGTCATCGACCCTACGCCGTTGATGTGCTCGGATCGGGTCTGCCCAATCGAGGCCAATGGTTACTCGCAATACCGGGATGAAGATCATTTGTCAGACCTCGGTAGCACTCGCCTGGGACCGTTGTTTGCTCCGCTGCTGCTGGGTACGGCTGATAATTGA